A stretch of the Nitrospiria bacterium genome encodes the following:
- a CDS encoding nuclear transport factor 2 family protein produces the protein MSSLENQEFEIEQANERFYRAFESLDIRQMESVWATDVPVRCVHPGWDLRSGWPEVRDSWVLVFNHTTGIRFNVTDVDIVVNGDLAWVTCTENVRMANDGESQQSRILATNLYLRRSKGWLMVLHHASPIFGGTAER, from the coding sequence ATGTCTTCCCTTGAGAATCAGGAATTTGAGATTGAACAGGCGAACGAGCGGTTCTATCGGGCTTTTGAAAGTCTCGACATCCGTCAAATGGAATCCGTCTGGGCGACGGACGTCCCGGTCCGTTGCGTTCATCCCGGCTGGGACCTTCGATCCGGCTGGCCGGAGGTCCGTGACAGTTGGGTCCTGGTATTCAATCATACGACCGGGATTCGGTTCAACGTGACGGATGTGGACATCGTCGTCAACGGCGACCTGGCCTGGGTGACCTGCACGGAAAACGTCCGCATGGCCAACGACGGGGAGTCGCAGCAAAGCCGCATCCTGGCGACGAATCTCTATCTCCGTCGCTCGAAGGGGTGGTTGATGGTGCTTCATCATGCCTCGCCGATTTTCGGCGGCACGGCCGAACGCTGA